The Benincasa hispida cultivar B227 chromosome 11, ASM972705v1, whole genome shotgun sequence genome has a segment encoding these proteins:
- the LOC120091204 gene encoding uncharacterized protein LOC120091204: MVAIVNILYFQPRFFHGVGSEPSFRSDHSSSTERLTGAVNFPMKFLFEFVSCCVPVNMSRIENPEETEAPGVKEVRSLAPITTRKHRRRKRSASLPSAAKLAVDWKPSLGAISEDKVVLVVMEREKSDEQTAESERSVKRKSGSRDGESRGVHGRNNSNDFSIRRSPAAIPVVIPAFSPTPFLF; encoded by the exons ATGGTAGcgattgtaaatattttgtactTTCAACCTCGCTTCTTCCACGGAGTCGGATCAGAGCCGTCGTTTCGTTCTGACCACTCTTCTTCCACCGAGAGACTCACCGGAGCGGTTAATTTCCCGATGAAATTCCTTTTCGAGTTTGTTTCTTGCTGCGTGCCGGTGAACATGTCACGCATAGAGAATCCGGAGGAGACGGAGGCGCCAGGCGTCAAGGAGGTGAGATCTCTAGCTCCGATTACCACCAGAAAACACCGGCGGAGAAAACGAAGCGCGTCGTTGCCTTCAGCGGCGAAACTAGCCGTCGATTGGAAGCCATCGCTGGGAGCGATCTCGGAGGATAAGGTAGTCCTGGTAGTgatggagagagagaaaagcGATGAACAGACGGCGGAATCGGAACGATCGGTGAAAAGAAAGAGCGGATCTCGCGACGGAGAAAGCAGAGGCGTTCACGGCCGTAATAACAGTAACGATTTCAG CATCAGGCGAAGTCCAGCAGCGATTCCGGTCGTGATTCCGGCGTTTTCTCCGACTCCGTTCTTGTTCTGA